Within the Streptomyces sp. NBC_00440 genome, the region TGCGAGCGCAGGGCTTGGAGGATGTCGACCAGGGGTTGGTAGCTGGCCGAGGCGATCATGTCCTTCGGGTCCTCCTCGGGCTGGAGGAAGACAGGGATGATGATCCGGGCGGTCTTGGTCGTGCCGTCCGGGTTGGGGCGCAGGGCGCGTCCGATGTTCTGAACGACGTCGACCTGGGAGCTGCGCGAGCCGACGATGCACACGGCCTCGACCCCGCGCAGTCCGGTGATATCGACCCCGACCCCGAGCGCCCGTACCGAGGAGAGGAACGCCCGGTGTACGCGTCGGTTCTGGGCGTTGATGCCGTTGGCGAACCGGTGGATCACCGCACGCCGGTGCGCGATGGGATGGTCCCCGCACAGCCAGTCCGCCCATACCCGGTCCGGAGGCACGTGACGGGCCTCCTCCAGCTCGTACAGCTCAGCATCGATCGACGACGCGGGCAGTTCCTCCGCCCCGGCCAGCGCCGCCGCGGAGGCCTCGGCGGTATACAGTTCGGCGGCCGTGCGCGGCATCTGCTCGGCGAACGCGGCCGCCTCCTCCACCCGCTGGTGGAACACCATGGTGGTGTGCAGATTCTGCTGCGCCGCGTGCTCCAGCAGCGCCGCTTGGAGCAGGGCCATGCGCCGGCCACGCAGGGTGTCCCCGGACAGGCCCAGGACCGGGTCCGGGTCGCGGATCTCCAGCACGTCGATCTCGAACCCCGCAAGGATCGAGCGTTCCACTGCCTCCGCCAGACCGAGATCAAAAATCCGGGTGCCGTAGGTGCTGGAGTCATCCTCCATCGACGCGATCACCACCTCCCGGCCGTCCCGCCCGCGCTGCGGCCGGGGCGCGGCGAGGATCCGCGGGGTGGCGGTCAGGTAGAGCCGGAAGTCGACAGGGATCCGACTGTTGTCGTGGATCGCCGCCCACGGCCGCCCCATGTCTCCGGCCGTCATGTGCCCCTCGTCCAGAATGGCCAGGTCAAACGGAGCCATCCGCTGCCCGTACAGCCGCTCCCCGCCGGCCAGAGCCGATTCCAACGGCCCAGGGACAGTCCGGCGACCAGTGACGTCGGCGGGGTCCTCGCGGTCCACGAGGGAGGCGTAGGTGGCGAACACGACCACCGGCCCGGTCCCGGCCCACAGGGCGAGCTGGATCGGGTTGGTGGTGGTGCGCACTCCGAGCTGCTCCAGGACCTCGTCCTTGTCCACCGAGCAGACTGCGACCATCGGCGCCCGGTGCCCGACCCGCCGCCAGGACTGGGCACTCTGCACGATCAGGTCCAGCGTGGGCACCATCACCAGAATCCGCCCGCCCGGGAAGTACTCCAGAGCGCATGCAGCGGTGGTGATCGTCTTGCCGGACCCGGTCGCAGACACCCCCATCGCACGCGCCCCTTCCGGAGGAACAGGCGATCTTGCAGGAAATCCAACCCAGTTACGAAAACTCAACTTCTGGTCGACCTGGTGTTCCTTGAGCGGAACCAAAAGCATTTTCAAGCCCTCCCTAATACTTGTCCCTGATGTCTT harbors:
- a CDS encoding DEAD/DEAH box helicase; its protein translation is MLLVPLKEHQVDQKLSFRNWVGFPARSPVPPEGARAMGVSATGSGKTITTAACALEYFPGGRILVMVPTLDLIVQSAQSWRRVGHRAPMVAVCSVDKDEVLEQLGVRTTTNPIQLALWAGTGPVVVFATYASLVDREDPADVTGRRTVPGPLESALAGGERLYGQRMAPFDLAILDEGHMTAGDMGRPWAAIHDNSRIPVDFRLYLTATPRILAAPRPQRGRDGREVVIASMEDDSSTYGTRIFDLGLAEAVERSILAGFEIDVLEIRDPDPVLGLSGDTLRGRRMALLQAALLEHAAQQNLHTTMVFHQRVEEAAAFAEQMPRTAAELYTAEASAAALAGAEELPASSIDAELYELEEARHVPPDRVWADWLCGDHPIAHRRAVIHRFANGINAQNRRVHRAFLSSVRALGVGVDITGLRGVEAVCIVGSRSSQVDVVQNIGRALRPNPDGTTKTARIIIPVFLQPEEDPKDMIASASYQPLVDILQALRSHSERMVDQLASHALTRGAERRRIHVRPTPATGAQNGDGQEASDEAQQEVDRVTSVVVNFASPRDAANIAALTRCRVIRPESLVWLEGYQALIRWRTENEITGLYAVPYDTETAVGVTKDYPLGRWVHQQRRAQRTGELDPHRKELLDDAGMVWEPGDEAWENKLAAFRSYRRATGHLAPRQDAVWGEGEAMVPIGQHLANLRRKGQKNGLGKDPERAAVRAAQLAAIDPDWNCPWPLDWQRHYRVLSDLADADGHLPDIQPGVLFEGDDIGRWLMRQREASTWTQFSAEQQERLTTLGVQPTETPSPAPAATPAAKGPGKAQQAFQRGLAALTQWVEREGAHRPVPRSHAEEIAVDGETEPVVVKLGVWVSNTRARRDKLTPEQLDALRGLGMEWAA